The DNA region ATTCCCACTGCGTAGCCGACGAGCAGTACGCGTATGGATGTCCAGGCCTTAAGCAGCAGTCCGCCCGACGCAATACCCTCGAACAGCGCCCTCACCGTGTCCACGAACGTGGGGAATATCAAGGGGTTGTTCAGGTTATTTGCGTAGACCTGCCAGATCACGGCAAGGACCACAAGAATAAAAAGCTTGCGTATGCCACCGATGTTGGACACACGCTCCCATGCAGACAATGGCTTCTCGACGATTCCGAAAGACTCCGAGGCGATGGGCTCGTAGTGGACTTCGGGGCGTGGCCGCCTCATCTCGATAGAATCAGGCATGATGCACCTCCCGTTCATCTTCGACCTTGTCGGCGAACAGCATGTGGTTGATCTTGTCTTCCAACGCCTGATGCAGGGCCGGATCGTGCTCGTCCCGCGCGAGGCTGTTCAGTTCGGCCTTCACCTGCCCGGGGTGCGGTGTCAGCAACAATATGCGGCTACCGATTCGTATGGCTTCGGGAATGGAGTGCGTCACGAACAGAACCGTGAATTTGGTGTCGTCCCATAACTGCAGTAGCTCGTCCTGCATCTTGCGGCGGGTCAAGGCGTCCAGCGCGGCAAACGGCTCGTCCATCAAAAGAATGGCCGGCTCCATTGCCATGCCGCGCGCGATGGCTACACGTTGCTTCATCCCGCCGGACAACATATGCGGGTGGCTGTCAGCAAACTTGGTCAAATTGACCTTGGCGATATATTCCAAGGCTTTCTCGCGCGCTTCTCGCTTGTTCAGCTTTCCGCTGGCATGCAAAGGAAAAGCGACATTCTCGGCTATGGTCTTCCAGGGCAGCAGCTGATCGAATTCCTGGAAAACCATCATGCGGTCCGGGCCGGGGCGTTGCACTTCGCGGCCTTGCAGCCGGATGGTGCCCTCAATAGGCGTCAGGTAACCGCCCACAGCCTTCAACAAGGAAGACTTGCCGCAGCCGGAAGGTCCCAGCAGCACGAATCGATCGCCCGATTCCACACTGAAACTGACTTTGTAGGTTGCCGTAATTAAATGCTCTACGGTCTTGTATTGCAGCGTCACGCCCTGAACTTCAAGTAGCGACCCTTGCACATCATGCTGATTCATTTGCAACCTCTATCCTAAGTGGCGCGCCAGCAAAAATCCTGGCGCGCCGGAGCGACTTAGCTTCCCTTCAGATCATGGATTTCGGGAAAGAACAGATCGGTCCAGGCTTCCGGACGATTCTTGAGCGTACCCACGTCATTCATGAACTGGGCGTATGGCAAGACGCGCTCGGGCGCCAGCGTGTAGTGGATCTCGGGGTCGCGAATCATCTTCTCGATGAATTCGACAGCTTCCTTGCCCCCCGTATCCTTCACGTAAAGCTCTGCCGCCTCACGCGGATTCGCATTGATCCAGTCTGTCGCCTCTTTGAGTGCGTCCAGAACGGCCTTGAAGGTCTTAGGGTTCTCGGTGCGGAACTTGTCGGTGCCCCATACCATCAAGAACGTGTTGGCCCCGCCCATGATGTCGTAGGAATTCAATACGACATGCACCCCTTCCTTATCCAGCGCCATATATTGGAACGGTGGCGTCGTGAAGGTGGATCGGATGCCTGCCGAACCAGACAGCATTGCATTCAGCCCCTCTGGATGCGGTAGATTCACCATTAGGGAATTGAGCTTCTTGTAGTTCTCTTTTCCCCATTCCTTGGCAGCAGCCATTTGCAGATATACCGTTTGCACCGATGAGCCCGCGCCCGCCATGGCGATCTTGTCTTTCTCGGTAAAGTCCTTAATGGTCTTGATCTCGGGCGCAATGCTGACCAGCAGGTTCGGCATGGAACTTAGGGCGGCCACGCCGTGTACCTTCACGTTTGTGCGCGTTTTGTCCCAAAGAATAATCGCCGGGCCCGTGCCGCCCGCGGCGAAATTCAGCTGCCCGGACAGCAGGGCGTCATTGGCGGCAGAGCCGGATCCAAACCGTGACCAGGTCACTTTGGTGTCGGCCAAGCCTGCTGCCTTAAGCTGCTTTTCGACCAACTGGTTGTTGTTCATTACCGTCAAGGGCAAATAGCCGATGCCGAACTGGCGCGCCAGCGTGACTTCGCTGGTTTCAGCGTGCGCTGCGCCGGCCATCATAAGGGCGCATAAGGTGCCGGCCGCCAATTGTAGGTATGGTTTTGTCTTCATTTTGTTCTCCTTTGGATCAATGTTCCGCTGTTTGTCCCGCGGTGTTGTTTCACTACTCGTGGCGCTCTTCTGGCGTAGCGCTCGCCCTTTTACAGGACGTACTTGATATAACGCGCAAGAAACTTCTTCGCGTTGCGTATGTTGGCCCGACGCAGTTGCTCGGCGGCGTCGCAGTCCCCACGGCGCATAGCCTCCAGCACCGCGCGGTGTTCCCGCACGCCGATCTCACCGCGCCCCGGCAAGATGATGATGCGGCGGATGAGTACCTGCGTTTTTTCGTAAATGTTGTCCAGCGCTTGCGCGAGGACCGGGTTGGCCGCGGCTTCGATGCAGCGGCGACGGAAGCTATCGTAAATTTCGGTATACGCCTCGAAGTCGCCATTCTTGACTGCGACCTCGACCGGTCCAGAGAACTGGTCAAGCAGATCTTGCCACGACGCCGGGTCGGCATTCTGGCAGGCCAGCCGCGCGCATAAGCCTTCCAGCACTTCGCGCATATCGTAAATGTGGAACACCTGCTGCGGCTCTAGCCGCGCCACCATGGCGCCGCGATTGGGTATGCGCTCGATCAGGCCACGTTGTTCCAGCGCTGTGAAAACATCACGTATGCGTGTACGCGGCACATCGAACTCCTTGGCCAGTTCGTACTCGTTAAGCTTTGAACCGGGCGGCAGTTCGTAACGCGCAATGCGTTCTCGCAATATTGCGAGAACGTCCGGGCGGTCCGTGCTCTTTACCGCGACCTTGCGCAAGGGCGTAACAGCCGGTGTTGCCGATGTAGCTCTGGAACTGGACGCCATAAGTGACTCCGCGTTGGTCCGTGCTTCAACAGACGATATAAGTTGATGCCAATATTGTCAACTATTTTGTAGCTTTAATTATCTCGATCTTGTAAACCAGACCACTTCTGCTTGGTAGCTTGGCCATAAAACACTATCCCGCCTTCCTGCTTCTCTGCTTCTGCACCTCGAGAAAGTGGCCGACATAGGCCGTGGTGACTCCACCTGCAGAAAAATCAGCATCAGACAGAACCCGGTGCAGGAACTCGGCATTCGTTGACAGTCCCTCTACGGTCAAGCCCTCCAAGGCCAGCCGCAAGCGCGCAATGGCCTCGCTGCGGTCGATGCCATGCGCAATGAGCTTTGCAACCAAGGGGTCGTAGTAGGGCGTCACGCGATCGCCCGCACGCACGCCGGTGTCAACCCGCAAGCCTTCCTGCTTCATAGGCCAAGCCAGTGTCTCTATCAGCCCCGGTGAGGGTAGAAAATTTTTCTCTGGCCGCTCGGCATAGAGGCGACACTCGACGGCGTGGCCATTCAGCGCAATGGCGTCCTGGCTGACTGGGGCGAGTTCGCCCAATGCTTGAAGTATTTGCCATGCGACCAGGTCGACCCCCGTGACCATCTCGGTGGTGGGATGCTCGACCTGTATGCGCGTGTTCATTTCAAGAAAGTAGGCTTGCTGGCGTTCGCTATCGTAGATGAACTCGACCGTCCCGGCACCGCTGTAACGCTGCTGAGCGACCAGGGCCAATGCAGCGCCATAAAGCTGCGCACGCACTGCCTCTGGAACACCAGGCGCCGGCGCCTCTTCAATAATTTTCTGGAAACGCCGTTGCACGGAGCAATCGCGATCGTAAAGATGCACGCCTTGGCCGTCCCCAAAGCCAAACACCTGCACTTCGATGTGCCGTGCGGCGGCAACATAGCGCTCGAGGTACACACTGGAATCGCCGAAAGCCTTGCCTGCCATAGACTGAGTGGCCTCAACCACCGACAGCAACTGGGTCGCCTCGTCCACACGACGCATGCCTATCCCGCCGCCGCCTGCGGCCGCCTTGACGAGCAAGGGATAGCCGACTTGCTGGGCCGCGTCCATCACGGCCTCAGTCTGGCCCAAGGCAAAGCGTTGACTGCCGGGCAGTATCGGTACACCGGCAAGGCGCGCGATCTCGCGGGCGCGTTCTTTGTCGCCCATATCAATAATTGAAGCGGGAGACGGGCCCACCCACCCCAAGCCGGCATCCATGACGGCCTGGGCGAAATCTGCGTTTTCCGCGAGGAAGCCATAACCTGGATGTACAAGGTCCGCACCGGTGCGGCGCGCAGCGTCGAGAATCGCGTCGACCCGCAAGTAGCTTTCACGAGCAGGCGGCGGGCCGACCAGCACCGCCTCATCCGCCAGCTCGACGTGCATGGCATGGGCATCAGCTTCGGAATAGACAGCCACCGTTTGCAGGCCCAGCTTCTTGCAACTGGAAATGATGCGGCAGGCGATCTCGCCACGATTGGCAATCAGCAGTTTCTTGGCCATGGTTTCAGCACGTCCTATTTATATATGCATTAACTAGGGTTGCACGCCGCTGCGGGCTTTCGGTCCGAGGTCGCCGCGCAGACGCATTTCTGCAAGGGCAATCCACTCGCAGAGCACTGGTCGCGTTTCACGGGGATCGATAATTTCCTCGACCGCGAAGGCTTCGGCAGTGCGAAAGGGCGAGGCATAGGGCTTCAGTTCGGCCTCCATCTCCCTTTCCTTGGCGACGGGGTCGGGCGCGGCCATGATCTCGCGACGGAATGCAGCCGCCACGCCACCTTCCACCGGCAGCGAACCCCATTCTGCAGAAGGCCAAGCAAGCTTCATGTCCACGTCGTTCTTGTTGCAGGTTGCCATGCCGGCCATGCCGTAGCATTTACGAATAACCAACGTGATGGTGGGCACACGCAGATTTCCCGCAATATAGACGGCGCGCATTCCTTCGCGCAGCGTGCCTTCCTCTTCGGCTTTCAATCCCACCATGAAACCCGGCACATCCACAAAAAACACCAGAGGGATGTGGAAGGTATCGCACAGCTCCATGAAGTGAATTTGCTTGCGGGCCGAGTGCACGTCCATGGCACCGCCATAGACCATGGGGTTATTGGCAATAATCCCCACTGGGCGCCCGTCCAGCCGCGCAAGCATCGTAATGACGGACTTGCCGTAAGTGGGCTGGATTTCGAAGTCCGAATCCTGATCGACCACCATACGCAGCAGGCGATGCATGTTGTAGGCCTGCGTGCGTTTCTCTGGAACGATGCTGGCCAGACGTTCGTCGCAACGATCCTGAGGGTCGGCGCTTTGCACAACGGGCGGCAGCTCCCAGACATTGGAGGGCATGAAGCTTAGAAAGCGGCGTATCTGCTCGAACGCCTCTGCCTCGCTCGCGGCGGCGTTGTGTATGGTGCCCGCCTTGTCGACGGCAACCTTGGCGCCACCTAGCGCGTCCTTGTCGATAACCTGGCCCAGCGAGCGCTTCACCACAGGAGGCCCTGCAGCGAACACCTGGCTGATGCCGCGCACCATGACCGAGAAATGCGACAAAATCGCGCGGCCGGCAGGACCACCCGCTGCGGTTCCCAGCACAGCCGAAACAACCGGCACGGTACCCAGCAGGCCAACAGAACGCTCGAACCCGTGAACGCCCGGAAAGACACTGTGGCCACGCCGCTTCAGCGAGGTGACACTACCGCCCGCGCCATCGATCAAGTTGACCAGCGGAATACGATAGTGATGGGCCAGATCTTCGACAAAGCCGCCCTGTCCGCCTTTGCGACGGGCGCTGCCAAATGTCGTACCACCGCGAACGGTGAAGTCTTCCCCGCCCAGCGCCACCGGGCGGCCGTCTATCTTTGCCAACCCACCAACATAGGGCGCGGGCGTTACAGACACCAGCTGGTTGTGTTCGTCGTACTTTCCGGTGCCTGCCAGGCTGCCCACTTCTCGGAAGCTATCTGCATCAATCAGCGCGGCGATGCGCTCACGCACTGTCATCCGGCCCGCGGCGTGCTGACGTTCGATAGCGGCCGGGCCACCCATCAGTTGCCCTTGCTGTCGGCGAAACTGCAGTTCAGCAATCAGCTCGTTGTCCGTTTGCTCGGCTGACGAATTGGAACTGACTGCCGCCGTCATGATTCGAGCACGCACAGGATCTGGTCCTCGTCTACCGAGGCCCCCGGCTCGACAGTAAGCTCGGCGATAACGCCCGCACATGTGGCCTCGAGCGGGATCTCCATCTTCATGGACTCCAGGATCATGATGACATCGCCATCTTCCACTTTGTCGCCCACCGCTCGTTCCACTTTCCAAACTGTGCCAGTCACGGGTGAGCCTATTTCTGTTCTTGCCATGTGTATTCTCCTTTGCTGTACGGTGCCATGCATTAATAAGTCGTTGGCCAGGCGGCCATATGATGTTTGCCTATGCCGCCGGTGCGACGAAGCTCGTGCACTTCCAGCATGCGCACCAGGTAGTCACGGGTTTCTTGCGGTTCAATGACCGCCTGGACGGCATACATCTCGGCAATGCCCCATACGTCGCTGTCACGCTCCATCTCGGCGCGCAGCTGTTCCTGAGTAGCCTCATCGACCTCCCGCCCCCAGGTCACAACCTGGACTGAATAGGTCGGGTCCATGAAGCTGACCTCGGCTGTGGGCCATGCCACGACGTCGTCCGAGTTGCGCCCGCCGCCCATATTCAGATAGGCCTGGCCGTAACTCTTGCGCATAATGACCGAGAGCTTGGGCACGCTGCACATTTGCAATGCGGTCATGAAGTTCATGATCTTGCCGGGGGCCTTCATGCGCTCGCCCTCTACGCCGATGACGAATCCCGGGGTGTCGACAAGCATGATGATGGGGATGTTGAACGAGTCGCACATCACCAGGAAACGGGTAATCTTTTCGCAGCCAGGGACGTCCATGGCGCCCGCCTTGCCCATCGGGTTGTTGGCAACAATGCCGACCGTGCGGCCATCCAGGCGAGCCAGTGCGGTAACAGCGGTGCGGCCGAATCGCGGCTTCAATTCGAAGAAGCTGTCCTTGTCGACGATGGCATTGATGACCTTGCGTACCTCATAAACCCGTCGACGGTTCTCGGGGACAATTTCGGGCAGCTTGGCCGCCGCTTCGTTCGAGCCCTCGGGTACGGGGACGCGCGGCGGCGACTCCTGATTATGAGAAGGCAGATACGATAGAAATCGCTTGATCAGGTCGATGGCTTCTTCGTCGGTGTCCGTTACTGCGTCCACCAACCCTGTTACTTCGCTATGCAGCTTCCAGCCGCCCAGCTCTTCGGGCTCAACAGTCTGGCCTATGGCCAGTGACGCGAGCACGGGGCTGGCGACCGCCAGGGTCGAGCCCTTGCGCATGACCGTGAAATCCGACAGGCAGGCATACCAGGCCGACGAACCGTAGCATTGACCGAGGATGGCGGATGCCCAGGGTGTCTCGCGGTGGCGTACATATTGCTGAGGGTCATTGCCCAGCAAGGAGCCCATGCCTTTGGATCCCATATTGTCTGGCATGCGTGCGCCGGACGACTCGCCAAAGAACACCAGCGGAAAACCACGCTCTGTTGCCACGCGCTTCACGTGGCCCATCTTTTTCATGTTGGTCAGGCTGCTGGACGAGCCCTTGACGGTAAAGTCGTTGGACACCACGCCAACCGGCCGGCCATCCACACGAGCGAAGCCCGCAACCTTGGCATCAGCCGGCGTGGTCTCCCTGTCTGCGGGCACAACCGACGACACACCCAGCATGCCGGTTTCTATATAGCTGCCGTCGTCCACGAAGTAGTCTATGCGTTCGCGGGCATTCAGCAGGCCGGCTGCTTTACGGCGAGCCAGCTTGGCTTCGCCGCCCATCCCCAGCGCAAGCGCCTTGCGCCGTTGCAGCTCTGCGACTGCCGCGCTGACTTCATCGGCCAGGTTCTCTTGTTTCAACTCGTTTGCACCCATGGATCAAGCCTCTACCGCTCTGGTTGGTGTGAATGCGCCGGCACTGTATATGACCTGCGCTTCGGATAATTCGGTGATTTGCTCGGGACTAAGGCCAAGCTCATCGGCAAGGACCTGGACGGTATCCTGCCCGATGTCGCGGCCGGACCAGCGCACCGCGCCGGGTGTACGCGACATACGGGGTACGACATTGGCCATGGCTACCGGCCCAAGCTCCCGGTCTTCCGGCTCGACCAGCATGTTCCGAGCGCGATAATGCGGATCCGCGAAGATGTCTTCAAGATTGAAGATGCGTGATGCTGGGACACCGGCCCCGTCCAGCAAGCGTTCCAGCTCCGTCATGGGCAGCGATCTAGTCCACTCATCGACCAAGGCGTCCATTTCGTCGTCATTGTCCGACCTGGCCACGGGCGTGGCGAAACGCGGATCAGCCAGCAATTCCGGCTTGCCCATTACCTGGGCGAGGCGCTGGAACACCGACTGCGACCCCGCCGTAATGTGGATATGGCGACCCTCGGCGCTGGTATAGAGCGAGTTGGGCGTATGACCGGGTAAGCGCGAACCGGCGCGGGAAGCAATGTGGCCCAGCTGTTGAAAGGCAGGAATATGAGGCTCCATGAAACTGAAGGCGGCTTCGTACAATGCAGAGTCAATCACTTGGCCTTGGCCGGTGCGATTTCGCTCCAGCATCGCCATCGTCGCCCCGAATGCGCCATAGAGCCCCGTGATGTAGTCCGTCATGGATACAGCGACTCGAGCCGGGGGGCGG from Pollutimonas thiosulfatoxidans includes:
- a CDS encoding ABC transporter ATP-binding protein; this encodes MNQHDVQGSLLEVQGVTLQYKTVEHLITATYKVSFSVESGDRFVLLGPSGCGKSSLLKAVGGYLTPIEGTIRLQGREVQRPGPDRMMVFQEFDQLLPWKTIAENVAFPLHASGKLNKREAREKALEYIAKVNLTKFADSHPHMLSGGMKQRVAIARGMAMEPAILLMDEPFAALDALTRRKMQDELLQLWDDTKFTVLFVTHSIPEAIRIGSRILLLTPHPGQVKAELNSLARDEHDPALHQALEDKINHMLFADKVEDEREVHHA
- a CDS encoding ABC transporter substrate-binding protein, which codes for MKTKPYLQLAAGTLCALMMAGAAHAETSEVTLARQFGIGYLPLTVMNNNQLVEKQLKAAGLADTKVTWSRFGSGSAANDALLSGQLNFAAGGTGPAIILWDKTRTNVKVHGVAALSSMPNLLVSIAPEIKTIKDFTEKDKIAMAGAGSSVQTVYLQMAAAKEWGKENYKKLNSLMVNLPHPEGLNAMLSGSAGIRSTFTTPPFQYMALDKEGVHVVLNSYDIMGGANTFLMVWGTDKFRTENPKTFKAVLDALKEATDWINANPREAAELYVKDTGGKEAVEFIEKMIRDPEIHYTLAPERVLPYAQFMNDVGTLKNRPEAWTDLFFPEIHDLKGS
- a CDS encoding GntR family transcriptional regulator, producing the protein MASSSRATSATPAVTPLRKVAVKSTDRPDVLAILRERIARYELPPGSKLNEYELAKEFDVPRTRIRDVFTALEQRGLIERIPNRGAMVARLEPQQVFHIYDMREVLEGLCARLACQNADPASWQDLLDQFSGPVEVAVKNGDFEAYTEIYDSFRRRCIEAAANPVLAQALDNIYEKTQVLIRRIIILPGRGEIGVREHRAVLEAMRRGDCDAAEQLRRANIRNAKKFLARYIKYVL
- a CDS encoding acetyl-CoA carboxylase biotin carboxylase subunit, giving the protein MAKKLLIANRGEIACRIISSCKKLGLQTVAVYSEADAHAMHVELADEAVLVGPPPARESYLRVDAILDAARRTGADLVHPGYGFLAENADFAQAVMDAGLGWVGPSPASIIDMGDKERAREIARLAGVPILPGSQRFALGQTEAVMDAAQQVGYPLLVKAAAGGGGIGMRRVDEATQLLSVVEATQSMAGKAFGDSSVYLERYVAAARHIEVQVFGFGDGQGVHLYDRDCSVQRRFQKIIEEAPAPGVPEAVRAQLYGAALALVAQQRYSGAGTVEFIYDSERQQAYFLEMNTRIQVEHPTTEMVTGVDLVAWQILQALGELAPVSQDAIALNGHAVECRLYAERPEKNFLPSPGLIETLAWPMKQEGLRVDTGVRAGDRVTPYYDPLVAKLIAHGIDRSEAIARLRLALEGLTVEGLSTNAEFLHRVLSDADFSAGGVTTAYVGHFLEVQKQRSRKAG
- a CDS encoding acyl-CoA carboxylase subunit beta; amino-acid sequence: MRARIMTAAVSSNSSAEQTDNELIAELQFRRQQGQLMGGPAAIERQHAAGRMTVRERIAALIDADSFREVGSLAGTGKYDEHNQLVSVTPAPYVGGLAKIDGRPVALGGEDFTVRGGTTFGSARRKGGQGGFVEDLAHHYRIPLVNLIDGAGGSVTSLKRRGHSVFPGVHGFERSVGLLGTVPVVSAVLGTAAGGPAGRAILSHFSVMVRGISQVFAAGPPVVKRSLGQVIDKDALGGAKVAVDKAGTIHNAAASEAEAFEQIRRFLSFMPSNVWELPPVVQSADPQDRCDERLASIVPEKRTQAYNMHRLLRMVVDQDSDFEIQPTYGKSVITMLARLDGRPVGIIANNPMVYGGAMDVHSARKQIHFMELCDTFHIPLVFFVDVPGFMVGLKAEEEGTLREGMRAVYIAGNLRVPTITLVIRKCYGMAGMATCNKNDVDMKLAWPSAEWGSLPVEGGVAAAFRREIMAAPDPVAKEREMEAELKPYASPFRTAEAFAVEEIIDPRETRPVLCEWIALAEMRLRGDLGPKARSGVQP
- a CDS encoding acetyl-CoA carboxylase biotin carboxyl carrier protein subunit, with amino-acid sequence MARTEIGSPVTGTVWKVERAVGDKVEDGDVIMILESMKMEIPLEATCAGVIAELTVEPGASVDEDQILCVLES
- a CDS encoding acyl-CoA carboxylase subunit beta — protein: MGANELKQENLADEVSAAVAELQRRKALALGMGGEAKLARRKAAGLLNARERIDYFVDDGSYIETGMLGVSSVVPADRETTPADAKVAGFARVDGRPVGVVSNDFTVKGSSSSLTNMKKMGHVKRVATERGFPLVFFGESSGARMPDNMGSKGMGSLLGNDPQQYVRHRETPWASAILGQCYGSSAWYACLSDFTVMRKGSTLAVASPVLASLAIGQTVEPEELGGWKLHSEVTGLVDAVTDTDEEAIDLIKRFLSYLPSHNQESPPRVPVPEGSNEAAAKLPEIVPENRRRVYEVRKVINAIVDKDSFFELKPRFGRTAVTALARLDGRTVGIVANNPMGKAGAMDVPGCEKITRFLVMCDSFNIPIIMLVDTPGFVIGVEGERMKAPGKIMNFMTALQMCSVPKLSVIMRKSYGQAYLNMGGGRNSDDVVAWPTAEVSFMDPTYSVQVVTWGREVDEATQEQLRAEMERDSDVWGIAEMYAVQAVIEPQETRDYLVRMLEVHELRRTGGIGKHHMAAWPTTY
- a CDS encoding CaiB/BaiF CoA transferase family protein; this translates as MIDQDNGVNDGAAASGPLKGCRVVELGSTVAGPFCARLLADFGADVIKIEQKEGDAVRSMGKVKNGRSLYGASILRNKRIVSIDLRLPEGRALAKRLCEKADIVIENFRPGTLERWGLGYDELSAVNPGLILVRISGYGQDGPYSQRPGYGVVCEAFSGIREVTGDPDRPPARVAVSMTDYITGLYGAFGATMAMLERNRTGQGQVIDSALYEAAFSFMEPHIPAFQQLGHIASRAGSRLPGHTPNSLYTSAEGRHIHITAGSQSVFQRLAQVMGKPELLADPRFATPVARSDNDDEMDALVDEWTRSLPMTELERLLDGAGVPASRIFNLEDIFADPHYRARNMLVEPEDRELGPVAMANVVPRMSRTPGAVRWSGRDIGQDTVQVLADELGLSPEQITELSEAQVIYSAGAFTPTRAVEA